One Aedes albopictus strain Foshan unplaced genomic scaffold, AalbF5 HiC_scaffold_590, whole genome shotgun sequence genomic window carries:
- the LOC109428338 gene encoding zinc finger protein 567-like: protein MASETNRHPAECRFCRATDNVTVNVLQHGLAQKAEKCFFLSIERTDRLPKLICKRCEASLCSAYAFGEKARLVEKELKRKYGTGEDDDFMEVEYLQDDAPFEYTTFESDPIGLALEKLKDTPIAVRKVPPKEAVLKDAGIHLEEDMSKKHRRQDEETVINLSGPVPCICLCCSTNFTTMEELLKHKGKCDDESYICRRCCKVCDSQEALKKHQQTHYNYKHTYKCPSCERIFRNTFALDNHRSKDHGEDIEERGYVYRCCDKEFHTRKELHEHAKIHVEPPVECAVCGIKSKNKHTLRLHLKIHEDYRPHVCQKCGMAFKKHVELFQHNLVHKGVQLLGCFLCPKQFGNKISLKCHYQRCHPREANKAHDELGITRRKAIAQDHSYEGDVGREEEVETVPQTNVLPVAASH from the exons ATGGCCAGCGAAACAAACCGCCATCCTGCCGAGTGTCGATTCTGCCGGGCCACCGACAATGTGACCGTGAACGTGCTCCAACACGGACTGGCCCAAAAGGCGGAAAAGTGCTTCTTCCTTTCG ATTGAACGGACCGACCGATTGCCGAAGTTAATTTGCAAACGGTGCGAAGCTTCTCTTTGCAGCGCATATGCCTTCGGCGAAAAGGCGCGCCTTGTGGAAAAGGAACTGAAGCGGAAGTATGGCACAGGGGAAGATGACGACTTCATGGAAGTCGAGTACCTTCAGGATGATGCCCCGTTTGAGTATACGACGTTCGAGTCGGACCCGATCGGGCTGGCACTGGAGAAGCTGAAGGACACGCCGATTGCCGTCCGGAAGGTTCCCCCTAAGGAGGCGGTGCTGAAAGATGCTGGAATTCACCTTGAAGAAGACATGTCGAAGAAGCATAGGCGCCAGGACGAGGAAACCGTGATCAATCTTAGCGGCCCGGTTCCCTGTATTTGCTTATGCTGTTCGACGAATTTTACCACCATGGAAGAACTGTTGAAGCACAAAGGCAAATGCGATGATGAGAGCTACATTTGCCGAAGGTGCTGCAAGGTTTGCGATAGCCAAGAAGCGTTGAAGAAGCACCAGCAAACGCACTACAACTACAAACACACGTACAAATGTCCGTCGTGTGAGCGAATCTTCCGAAACACTTTTGCTTTAGATAATCACCGATCGAAAGACCACGGCGAGGATATTGAAGAGCGAGGGTACGTCTACCGGTGCTGCGATAAGGAGTTCCACACCAGGAAGGAGCTTCACGAACATGCCAAAATACACGTGGAACCTCCGGTTGAATGTGCCGTTTGCGGTATCAAGTCAAAGAACAAGCACACGCTGAGGTTGCACCTTAAAATCCACGAAGACTATCGGCCGCACGTCTGCCAGAAGTGCGGGATGGCTTTCAAGAAGCACGTTGAGCTGTTTCAGCATAACCTAGTGCACAAAGGTGTGCAGCTTCTCGGATGCTTTCTTTGTCCGAAGCAGTTTGGCAATAAAATATCGCTTAAGTGTCACTATCAAAGGTGTCACCCTCGGGAAGCGAACAAAGCGCACGACGAACTGGGTATTACTAGGAGAAAAGCGATAGCGCAGGACCATTCGTATGAAGGCGATGTCGGACGGGAAGAAGAGGTGGAAACCGTGCCACAGACTAACGTACTTCCCGTAGCGGCTTCACATTAG